In Gammaproteobacteria bacterium, the following are encoded in one genomic region:
- a CDS encoding SDR family oxidoreductase, whose protein sequence is MAHYLIIAASSCIGQAVVKKLSDAGHTVFTTARNTTKITPDAILNATCFADVEEAFKQAGNIDGVVNCCGSLWLRPAHLTKQEEYQGVIDASLTTAFAVVRAAGKYMTTGGSVVLISSAAAIVGLPNHEAIAAAKAGIHGLMVSAAATYAPVQLRFNVVAPGLIDTPLTASITQNETVRKSSAMMHPLGRIGEADDIANAIVFLLDSKNSWITGQVLAVDGGLSSVRAKVKI, encoded by the coding sequence TTGGCACACTATCTAATCATTGCTGCAAGCAGTTGTATTGGTCAAGCAGTAGTAAAAAAACTAAGTGATGCAGGACACACTGTTTTCACTACCGCACGAAATACAACTAAAATCACTCCTGATGCCATTTTAAATGCGACATGCTTTGCTGACGTTGAAGAGGCATTTAAGCAAGCCGGCAACATTGATGGCGTTGTAAACTGTTGCGGCTCTCTATGGTTACGTCCAGCACACTTAACAAAACAAGAGGAATACCAAGGGGTTATTGACGCTTCTTTGACGACTGCTTTTGCTGTTGTTCGTGCAGCAGGTAAATATATGACGACAGGAGGATCAGTAGTGTTAATTTCTTCTGCGGCGGCAATCGTAGGGTTGCCAAATCATGAAGCGATAGCTGCAGCTAAAGCAGGTATTCATGGCTTAATGGTGTCAGCAGCCGCAACTTATGCGCCAGTCCAATTGCGTTTTAATGTCGTAGCCCCTGGTTTAATAGACACACCCTTAACCGCTTCAATCACGCAGAATGAAACGGTACGAAAATCCTCAGCAATGATGCATCCTTTAGGACGGATCGGCGAGGCAGATGATATCGCCAATGCGATCGTGTTTTTGCTTGATTCAAAAAATAGCTGGATAACTGGACAAGTTTTAGCAGTAGATGGTGGTTTAAGCAGCGTAAGAGCCAAAGTGAAAATATAA
- a CDS encoding phosphatase PAP2 family protein gives MMKFIFKNYWFIFLTVIAALAIWLTKTNHSLFFYVNSHHNLLSDATLNAINFITWFDSGILPIALITITLLFRRDKLLNVILLIVTYMIVFSLLKFVFHEARPYIQYNPQDFYWSSSTPQENSKDAYRSFPSGHTGNTAIFVFALSYLFAYQRFWLSSFLLLPLALTMLVRIGTGWHFPLDVLCAALFAFILVEFTMRLPLKTPKIFIKNSFKVKIMQACCFFMKKCALYNKEKVNSKSRRVD, from the coding sequence ATGATGAAATTTATTTTTAAAAATTACTGGTTTATTTTTTTGACTGTTATAGCAGCACTCGCTATCTGGTTAACAAAAACAAATCACTCGCTATTTTTTTATGTTAATTCACATCATAACTTGTTATCCGATGCGACTCTAAACGCCATAAATTTTATCACCTGGTTTGACTCCGGTATTTTGCCAATTGCACTTATTACCATTACACTCTTGTTTCGCAGAGATAAGCTGTTAAATGTTATACTTTTAATCGTTACTTATATGATCGTTTTTTCTTTGCTGAAATTTGTTTTTCATGAAGCTCGTCCTTATATCCAATATAATCCACAAGACTTTTATTGGTCAAGCTCTACGCCACAAGAGAACTCAAAAGATGCTTACCGCTCATTTCCTTCAGGACATACCGGCAATACCGCTATATTTGTTTTTGCTCTTTCTTATTTGTTTGCTTATCAAAGATTTTGGCTCAGCAGTTTTTTGTTACTTCCTTTGGCACTGACTATGTTGGTACGTATTGGCACGGGATGGCATTTCCCTCTCGATGTTTTATGTGCAGCCTTGTTCGCTTTTATTCTTGTAGAATTTACAATGCGACTACCTTTAAAAACCCCTAAAATCTTCATTAAAAATAGCTTTAAAGTGAAGATAATGCAGGCGTGTTGCTTTTTCATGAAGAAGTGCGCGCTTTACAATAAAGAGAAAGTTAACTCAAAATCACGACGAGTCGATTAA